In Desulfosediminicola ganghwensis, a single window of DNA contains:
- a CDS encoding polysaccharide biosynthesis/export family protein produces MNSLRTILVMLICVVFVVGVSFVAHAAQSTTDIMASNELKEKARKTVLGKDAGKSSDTSGYIIGAGDFLEVELYGEGSMAVSAPTPSAGTLGIEPSPDMVRAGGAGVQVRIDGRVSLKHIGEVEVVGMTLTQMADYLKILYKTVYEDPIVTVVLNKSNSKRYTVMGKVLSPGVYYIDYPINLVQTIARSGGFTEWANSKMTVVRENTEKQTRLFEGNTLKFDYDEFLKGKDLKRNIQVEPDDIIIVH; encoded by the coding sequence ATGAACAGCCTTCGCACAATACTTGTAATGCTGATATGTGTCGTGTTTGTAGTTGGAGTATCATTCGTGGCCCATGCTGCACAGTCGACCACAGATATTATGGCATCCAATGAATTAAAGGAAAAGGCTCGAAAGACAGTGCTGGGGAAAGATGCGGGGAAATCTTCAGATACATCGGGATACATTATTGGTGCTGGTGACTTCCTGGAGGTGGAGCTCTATGGAGAAGGGAGTATGGCGGTATCCGCACCAACCCCGTCTGCAGGAACGCTGGGAATCGAGCCGTCTCCGGACATGGTGCGGGCAGGTGGCGCCGGGGTGCAGGTTCGTATTGATGGCCGGGTATCTCTCAAACACATCGGTGAGGTTGAGGTCGTCGGGATGACCCTCACCCAAATGGCGGATTATCTAAAAATACTATACAAAACAGTTTATGAAGACCCCATTGTGACTGTGGTGCTGAATAAGAGCAACAGCAAGAGATATACGGTTATGGGTAAGGTGCTCAGCCCTGGTGTCTATTATATAGATTACCCGATTAATTTGGTGCAGACTATCGCGCGCTCCGGCGGTTTTACCGAGTGGGCCAACTCTAAGATGACGGTGGTTCGGGAGAACACCGAAAAGCAAACCCGGTTGTTTGAAGGTAATACCTTGAAATTTGACTATGATGAATTCCTCAAAGGGAAAGACCTGAAGAGAAACATTCAGGTTGAGCCGGATGATATTATCATAGTTCACTAA
- a CDS encoding XrtA system polysaccharide deacetylase has translation MGPVSFTGKNILLTFDVEDWFQVENFKSYIDYSSWPSQELRVGRNTHELLNLLDDFQTPVQATFFILGWVAERRPDLVREIHSRGHEVASHGYAHQLCYELTEDELRQDLITSKKLLEDIVGHAVSGYRAPSFSISDEALSLVRDAGYLYDSSYNSYEGHGRYGSCTLPKTRSPDPPLYSISSSFHEIPVSNLRIGRKLIPWGGGGYFRLLPGLVHQVGVKHILRKSGCYTFYMHPWEIDPEQPRVKEAKASYQFRHYVNLKGAKAKLKNFVRCNRKHRFLTCRDFVLSQKG, from the coding sequence ATGGGACCAGTCTCTTTTACGGGGAAAAATATACTTCTTACCTTCGACGTTGAAGACTGGTTTCAAGTGGAGAATTTTAAATCGTATATCGATTATTCCTCCTGGCCCAGTCAAGAGCTTCGAGTGGGGAGAAACACCCATGAGTTGCTGAATCTGCTGGACGACTTCCAGACACCGGTACAGGCCACCTTTTTCATCTTGGGCTGGGTTGCCGAACGCCGCCCCGACCTGGTACGGGAAATCCATAGCCGAGGGCATGAAGTGGCTTCCCATGGCTATGCCCACCAACTCTGTTATGAGCTGACAGAAGACGAATTACGACAGGACCTGATTACCAGCAAAAAACTACTTGAAGACATTGTTGGCCATGCAGTCTCAGGATATCGTGCCCCGAGTTTCTCTATTTCGGACGAGGCCCTCAGTCTGGTTCGTGATGCCGGCTATCTTTATGACTCCAGCTATAATTCATATGAGGGCCATGGTCGTTATGGTTCCTGCACTTTGCCCAAAACCAGGAGCCCCGATCCTCCGCTCTACTCCATTTCTTCTTCATTTCACGAAATCCCGGTGAGCAATCTGCGCATCGGCCGAAAGCTGATTCCCTGGGGTGGTGGTGGATATTTCAGATTGCTGCCGGGACTTGTACACCAGGTCGGGGTAAAGCACATCCTGCGCAAGAGCGGCTGTTACACTTTTTACATGCATCCCTGGGAGATCGATCCCGAACAGCCACGAGTAAAAGAAGCGAAAGCATCCTATCAGTTCCGACATTATGTCAACCTGAAAGGTGCAAAAGCGAAGTTGAAAAACTTTGTGAGATGTAATCGTAAGCATAGGTTTCTTACTTGCCGTGATTTTGTGCTATCGCAAAAAGGATAG